Proteins found in one Oryza glaberrima chromosome 4, OglaRS2, whole genome shotgun sequence genomic segment:
- the LOC127769482 gene encoding dihydroorotate dehydrogenase (quinone), mitochondrial, with protein sequence MSSSAAALAWRRSLRDALLRGSAWRGAPAANSAAARLASTASASEAAAGPKKVPPPPRKGRLLTGAMIGLAIAGGAYVSTADEAKFCGWLFKSTQLVNPLFALLDAEFAHRLAVTAASHGFVPREKRPDPSVLGLEIWGRKFTNPIGLAAGFDKNAEAVEGLLGMGFGFVEVGSVTPLPQEGNPKPRIFRLREHGAVINRCGFNSEGIVVVAKRLGAQHGKRKMEETSSSTSPTTSDVKQGGKAGPGILGVNLGKNKISEDATADYVQGVHTLSQYADYLVINVSSPNTPGLRKLQGRKQLKDLVKKVQAARDEMQWAEDGPPPLLVKIAPDLSKQDLEDIAAVALALRLDGLIISNTTISRPSPADTHPLAQEAGGLSGKPLFDLSTNVLREMYILTRGKIPLIGCGGVSSGEDAYKKIRSGATLVQLYTAFAYGGPALIPRIKAELAECLERDGFKSVQEAVGADFK encoded by the exons ATGTCGTCTTCCGCAGCGGCGCTCGCCTGGCGCCGCTCCCTCCGCGACGCCCTCCTGCGCGGCTCCGCGTGGCGCGGCGCGCCCGCCGccaactccgccgccgcgcggttGGCCAGCACGGCCTCCGCATCCGAAGCGGCGGCTGGTCCGAAGAAGGTGCCTCCGCCTCCCCGCAAG GGAAGGCTTTTAACTGGAGCCATGATAGGGTTGGCAATTGCTGGAGGTGCCTACGTGAGTACCGCCGATGAAGCCAAGTTTTG TGGCTGGTTATTCAAGTCCACACAACTCGTGAATCCACTTTTTGCACTGCTTGATGCAGAGTTTGCTCATCGCTTGGCAGTTACTGCTGCTTCCCATGGATTTGTTCCAAGAGAAAAAAGACCTGATCCATCAGTTCTTGGGCTAGAAATTTGGGGTAGGAAGTTTACAAACCCAATTGGTCTAGCTGCTGGCTTTGATAAAAACGCCGAGGCAGTTGAAGGCCTGTTAGGTATGGGATTTGGCTTTGTGGAAGTTGGCTCTGTGACCCCTCTTCCTCAGGAGGGAAATCCTAAGCCTCGCATATTCAGATTACGAGAACACGG TGCGGTAATCAATCGTTGCGGATTTAATAGTGAAGGAATTGTGGTAGTCGCTAAGCGTCTTGGTGCTCAACATGGTAAGCGTAAGATGGAAGAGACTTCAAGCTCCACATCTCCCACAACCAGCGACGTGAAGCAAGGAGGGAAAGCAGGGCCTGGAATCTTGGGAGTCAATCTTGGGAAGAACAAGATCAGCGAAGATGCTACTGCTGACTACGTGCAAGGAGTTCATACACTATCACAATATGCTGATTACTTG GTCATAAATGTCTCTTCCCCAAATACTCCTGGTCTTCGCAAATTACAAGGTAGAAAACAGTTGAAAGATCTCGTGAAGAAG GTGCAAGCTGCAAGAGACGAGATGCAATGGGCTGAAGATGGTCCTCCACCATTGCTTGTTAAGATCGCACCGGACTTGTCTAAGCAAGATCTTGAGGATATTGCTGCG GTTGCTCTTGCTCTTAGGTTGGATGGCCTG ATTATATCAAACACTACTATTTCAAGACCTTCTCCTGCAGACACACATCCATTGGCTCAGGAAGCTGGTGGACTAAGTGGCAAACCTTTATTTGACCTATCCACTAATGTTCTCAGGGAGATGTATATCCTTACCCGG GGAAAGATTCCCCTCATAGGCTGTGGTGGTGTAAGTAG TGGCGAGGATGCATACAAGAAGATCCGTTCTGGAGCTACACTTGTTCAGCTTTACACTGCATTTGCCTATGGTGGCCCAGCTCTTATACCCAGAATAAAG